A window of Nitrosopumilus sp. b3 contains these coding sequences:
- a CDS encoding DUF6659 family protein yields MDSDEKQNLEQACKKVLKLPKIRFVGVLNPMGKKIAGGFKDGVKSFLQDKDNQRMYVQLMLEYMMRKDFDKQLGKIDYIVSRRSNLTMISIPTKEYLVLISSERDANAQEIINHVNSAFTTLPDIKP; encoded by the coding sequence ATGGATTCAGATGAAAAGCAAAATCTAGAGCAAGCTTGTAAAAAAGTTTTGAAATTACCAAAAATTCGATTTGTAGGAGTTCTAAACCCAATGGGCAAAAAAATTGCAGGTGGCTTCAAAGATGGTGTCAAGTCTTTTCTTCAAGACAAAGACAATCAGAGGATGTATGTTCAATTAATGTTGGAATACATGATGAGAAAAGACTTTGACAAACAATTAGGCAAAATAGATTATATCGTCTCTAGGAGAAGTAACTTAACAATGATTAGCATTCCAACTAAAGAATATCTGGTCTTAATTTCTTCTGAAAGAGATGCTAACGCTCAAGAAATCATCAATCATGTCAATTCAGCTTTCACTACACTTCCAGACATTAAACCATAG
- a CDS encoding mechanosensitive ion channel family protein encodes MVFEILDTQLMEGVTIWSLLITGIVVFVGVIVARIVRMIFNKKFAPNMPIHTVKTMNKLIYYGIIVIFLMAATASQGIDLGGLVVGAGFMGIVIGFAAQSVVSNMISGVFLLIEKPVKQGDTVDVVDSNVLGKLIDISTFSSKIQQFDGTVVRIPNEKMFTSNLRSFNLSEVRRSEVTVGIGYGENIDKAIKVIKNAIEKNVVYSLMEPEPQFSISELGDNSVNILIRVWYPRDDLLEVMPNLLKVIKNALDEEGIEIPFPQRVVWDGKES; translated from the coding sequence ATGGTTTTTGAAATTTTAGACACTCAACTTATGGAAGGAGTTACAATTTGGAGTTTGCTAATTACTGGAATTGTAGTTTTTGTCGGAGTAATTGTTGCAAGAATAGTTCGTATGATATTTAACAAAAAATTTGCACCAAACATGCCAATTCATACTGTAAAAACTATGAACAAGTTAATCTACTATGGAATAATCGTCATCTTCCTAATGGCTGCAACTGCAAGCCAGGGAATTGATCTTGGCGGGCTAGTAGTAGGAGCAGGATTCATGGGAATCGTAATTGGTTTTGCAGCACAGTCAGTAGTATCAAACATGATATCAGGAGTATTCCTGCTAATTGAAAAGCCGGTAAAACAAGGAGACACTGTAGACGTAGTAGACTCTAATGTATTGGGCAAACTAATCGACATTAGCACATTCTCGTCTAAAATTCAGCAATTTGATGGGACAGTTGTTAGAATTCCGAACGAAAAAATGTTTACGTCAAATCTTCGTTCATTTAATTTATCAGAAGTAAGAAGAAGTGAAGTTACAGTTGGCATTGGTTATGGGGAGAATATCGACAAAGCAATCAAGGTAATTAAAAATGCAATTGAAAAAAATGTAGTCTACTCACTAATGGAGCCGGAACCACAATTTTCTATTTCAGAGCTTGGAGATAACAGTGTAAACATTCTAATTCGCGTATGGTATCCACGAGATGATCTGCTTGAAGTTATGCCCAATTTACTCAAAGTAATTAAAAATGCATTAGATGAAGAAGGCATTGAAATTCCATTCCCACAAAGAGTGGTATGGGATGGAAAAGAATCTTAG
- a CDS encoding DUF432 domain-containing protein, with the protein MSSEKGNYSGYGKYDVSDKLELSLPKTEIKIERKSNDTLSYYRKNAEDEEVRKSFPNSSKNVSLELCPVLPLHLPAKKTHDLIFLRLAESIFLEKNSKASFVIQFPMEIGVFVINSSDGSKELFDCFTCEPMHSRFALYGTPENGNLCMYSKVKLLEEIDSDPYVFAKMRVTLNNELDHGVFVKKLVFPIAEHIIYYAEMSSEVHIDDIKGVIKPSVNNEVIEINREEYAKKDKDLKLVSYSSSKENKSFTMEKGFD; encoded by the coding sequence ATGAGTTCCGAAAAAGGCAATTATTCAGGATATGGTAAATACGATGTTTCAGACAAATTAGAATTGAGCCTGCCAAAAACAGAAATCAAGATAGAAAGAAAATCCAATGACACACTATCATACTATCGAAAGAATGCCGAAGACGAAGAAGTTAGAAAATCATTTCCCAATTCAAGCAAAAATGTTTCACTTGAGCTGTGTCCAGTCTTGCCACTTCATCTTCCTGCTAAAAAAACACACGATCTCATCTTTTTGCGTTTAGCAGAGTCTATCTTTCTAGAAAAAAACTCTAAGGCAAGCTTTGTAATTCAATTCCCCATGGAGATAGGAGTCTTTGTGATAAACTCAAGTGATGGCTCAAAGGAGCTCTTTGATTGTTTTACATGTGAGCCAATGCACTCAAGATTTGCATTGTATGGTACTCCGGAGAACGGAAATCTATGCATGTACTCCAAAGTCAAACTACTAGAAGAGATTGATTCAGATCCTTATGTCTTTGCTAAAATGAGAGTTACTTTGAATAACGAACTAGACCACGGAGTATTTGTAAAAAAATTAGTATTCCCAATTGCAGAGCACATAATTTACTATGCAGAAATGTCTTCTGAAGTTCACATTGATGACATTAAAGGAGTGATAAAACCGTCAGTAAATAACGAAGTAATCGAGATTAATAGAGAAGAGTATGCCAAAAAAGACAAAGATTTGAAACTAGTCTCATATTCCAGCAGCAAGGAAAACAAATCATTTACGATGGAAAAGGGGTTTGATTAG
- a CDS encoding VOC family protein: MSDFLHATSMDHINMNVKDLEKTVEFYKKLFGFEIRKDDNSPNKLDAPSKIIGNDSIKLCLYEDPQTSTAGGISHFGFHVANFDDIIDKCKEFNVEVLYDGPVEFEKSRSVYIKDPSGYDIELSEVSGGGL, encoded by the coding sequence ATGAGTGATTTTTTGCATGCGACATCAATGGATCATATAAATATGAACGTCAAAGATTTAGAGAAAACTGTAGAATTTTACAAAAAACTTTTCGGATTTGAGATTAGAAAAGATGACAATTCCCCAAACAAACTAGATGCACCATCAAAAATTATTGGCAATGACTCTATCAAGCTATGTCTATATGAAGATCCTCAAACATCTACTGCTGGAGGAATATCTCACTTTGGTTTTCATGTTGCAAACTTTGATGACATAATTGACAAATGCAAGGAATTCAATGTCGAAGTTCTCTATGACGGTCCTGTAGAGTTTGAAAAATCAAGATCTGTTTACATTAAAGATCCTAGCGGGTATGACATTGAACTCAGTGAAGTATCTGGCGGCGGACTCTAG
- a CDS encoding 50S ribosomal protein L10: protein MHENRTTYPKRKTQMYQQLQELPKKYKVVSVIKLNKVRSTQILPLRKVLKDEVEFVAIKDKVAQKALNSLDIPGIKEIADQLEGQCMFLFTNMSPFKLNVLLAKNKVMMAARGGDIASIDIVVPAKNTGIAPGPMLTEFKEAGIPTKIDQGTIWIAKDSTPVLKGEAINEKLASILGKLDIKPVEAGISLFTALEEGSTYAADEMVIDVEKIRAEFGQAHQEAVSLSIEAAYITPENISQILSKASQYARSLSVESGFMTDETKEQILQKADAQARSVASKAKDYTPA, encoded by the coding sequence TTGCATGAAAATAGAACCACCTATCCTAAAAGAAAAACTCAGATGTATCAGCAATTACAAGAGTTGCCAAAAAAATACAAAGTAGTATCAGTAATCAAATTAAACAAAGTTCGTTCTACACAGATTTTACCATTAAGAAAAGTTCTCAAAGATGAAGTAGAGTTTGTTGCAATCAAAGACAAGGTTGCACAAAAAGCACTCAATTCACTTGACATTCCAGGAATCAAAGAAATTGCAGACCAGCTTGAAGGTCAATGCATGTTCTTATTTACAAACATGTCACCATTCAAGCTCAATGTTCTTTTAGCTAAAAACAAAGTAATGATGGCAGCAAGAGGAGGCGACATTGCAAGTATCGATATTGTGGTACCAGCAAAGAACACAGGAATTGCACCAGGTCCAATGCTAACAGAATTCAAGGAAGCTGGAATTCCAACAAAGATTGATCAAGGAACAATTTGGATTGCAAAAGACAGCACACCAGTTCTCAAAGGAGAAGCCATCAATGAAAAACTAGCATCAATTTTAGGTAAACTAGACATCAAACCAGTAGAGGCAGGAATTTCATTATTCACAGCACTTGAAGAAGGCAGCACGTATGCAGCAGACGAGATGGTAATTGATGTCGAGAAGATTAGAGCAGAATTTGGACAAGCACATCAAGAAGCAGTTTCACTATCAATAGAGGCGGCATACATAACCCCAGAAAACATCTCACAGATTCTCAGCAAAGCATCACAATATGCCCGCTCACTATCAGTAGAGTCAGGATTCATGACAGATGAGACAAAGGAGCAAATCTTGCAAAAAGCAGATGCACAAGCAAGATCAGTTGCCAGCAAGGCAAAAGACTACACTCCAGCATAA
- a CDS encoding rhodanese-like domain-containing protein, with amino-acid sequence MNKTIENLGITPEELHDDLVQQKPILLFDIREKDNFVKSHIEGSVHAVCDAQAKEKIMPKIPKNIKIVLISEPEDFAKETASMMKSFGLNAHYLEGGFSTWAGKISSGQTGKIITPDKLAQKLDSVFLLDVRNSDEFIEFQIPGSVNIPLEKLFDAKTTSNIPKDKEIITICPHGNRAMIASFALSRAGIDSQTLAGGLVAWNQFLKDVTVVNEPIKIIQIQKVGKGCLSHIVESNGEAVVVDPLHPFEKYLDVSKQEGFQITAVFDTHLHADHVSAARDLAKATGAKLHLSKYEGYDYDANFVEDSDEVSFGKIKLRVIHTPGHTPGSLSYVVDEKYVFTGDILFVESIGRPDLRDNAEEFTEDLHNTLHNKLLRLSDDTMVFPTHHGDVEPRDDAFYSTIQQAKKLPWLDISKQEFIKKVVAITRPRPMNYRKIISVNKGELELVHSQIPDLEIGPNRCAIDTS; translated from the coding sequence ATGAATAAAACTATTGAAAATTTAGGAATTACTCCAGAGGAGTTACACGATGATTTAGTTCAACAAAAGCCAATTCTTTTGTTTGACATTCGAGAAAAAGACAATTTTGTAAAATCTCACATTGAAGGCTCAGTCCATGCAGTATGTGATGCACAGGCCAAAGAAAAGATCATGCCCAAAATTCCAAAAAATATCAAAATTGTACTGATTTCTGAGCCTGAAGATTTTGCTAAAGAAACTGCATCTATGATGAAGTCATTTGGATTAAACGCTCATTATCTTGAAGGTGGATTTTCTACATGGGCTGGAAAAATATCCTCAGGTCAAACTGGAAAAATAATAACGCCTGATAAACTTGCTCAAAAATTAGACTCTGTATTTCTATTAGATGTTAGAAACAGCGACGAGTTTATAGAATTTCAAATTCCTGGAAGTGTAAACATTCCTTTAGAGAAACTGTTTGATGCAAAAACTACCTCAAATATTCCAAAAGATAAAGAAATCATAACTATTTGTCCACATGGAAATCGTGCAATGATTGCAAGTTTTGCTCTCTCAAGAGCAGGAATCGATTCTCAAACACTTGCAGGTGGATTGGTAGCATGGAACCAATTCCTCAAAGACGTAACTGTTGTAAATGAACCGATAAAAATCATCCAAATTCAAAAAGTTGGAAAAGGCTGTCTCTCCCATATTGTAGAATCTAATGGAGAGGCTGTTGTAGTTGATCCGTTGCATCCTTTTGAAAAATACCTTGATGTCTCCAAGCAAGAAGGATTTCAAATAACTGCGGTTTTTGATACTCACCTGCATGCAGATCATGTCTCTGCTGCAAGAGACCTTGCAAAAGCTACTGGTGCAAAATTGCATCTTTCAAAATATGAGGGATATGATTATGATGCAAACTTTGTTGAAGATTCAGATGAAGTGTCATTTGGCAAAATAAAACTCAGAGTAATTCATACTCCCGGTCACACACCTGGAAGTCTAAGCTATGTAGTTGATGAAAAATATGTCTTTACTGGTGATATCTTATTTGTAGAGTCAATTGGAAGACCTGATTTGAGGGATAATGCAGAAGAGTTCACAGAAGATCTTCACAATACGCTACATAACAAACTACTCAGGCTTTCAGATGATACTATGGTATTCCCAACTCATCATGGGGATGTAGAACCTAGAGATGATGCATTTTATTCTACCATACAGCAAGCAAAAAAACTCCCATGGTTAGATATCTCAAAACAAGAGTTTATCAAAAAAGTAGTTGCCATTACACGTCCACGGCCAATGAATTATAGGAAAATCATTAGCGTCAACAAAGGAGAATTAGAACTAGTGCATTCACAGATTCCTGATTTGGAGATTGGTCCAAACAGATGTGCAATAGATACCAGTTGA
- a CDS encoding DM13 domain-containing protein produces the protein MKKTIIPIIAIIIVGIVSAYAISPYFTESTVDEAIPTGAIIESSMEETMMEESDMEETIPISYAGTFIGVGDGIHDAQGDAYTIPLKDESNVLRLENFQSTNGPDLYVYLATDDNASEFINLGELKANKGNQNYQIPEDVDLNKYNKVLIWCKAFGVLFGSAELE, from the coding sequence GTGAAGAAAACCATCATACCAATTATTGCGATAATCATAGTCGGAATTGTATCAGCATATGCCATATCTCCATATTTTACTGAATCAACAGTAGACGAGGCAATACCTACAGGTGCCATTATTGAATCATCTATGGAAGAAACTATGATGGAAGAATCAGATATGGAAGAAACTATTCCAATTTCATATGCTGGAACATTTATCGGAGTTGGTGATGGAATCCATGATGCACAAGGTGATGCATACACAATACCATTAAAAGATGAAAGTAATGTTCTAAGACTGGAGAATTTCCAATCAACAAACGGACCTGATCTTTATGTTTACTTGGCAACAGACGATAATGCTTCAGAGTTTATCAATCTAGGAGAATTAAAGGCAAACAAGGGAAATCAGAATTATCAAATTCCAGAAGATGTAGATCTTAACAAATACAACAAAGTTTTGATTTGGTGCAAAGCATTTGGTGTCTTGTTTGGTAGTGCAGAATTAGAGTGA
- a CDS encoding response regulator encodes MVNSRILLVDDDIQFLEATEYMLKYENYDVITAKNGEEAIKKYKESIPDIVLMDLKMPVMNGYDAFFKIKKDNPDAKIVFTSAYTINNEEFAKAKKSGLYGLLTKPFDLNELNSLIESKK; translated from the coding sequence TTGGTAAATTCCCGTATTCTTTTGGTAGATGATGATATTCAGTTCCTAGAGGCCACAGAATACATGCTAAAATATGAAAATTATGACGTAATTACGGCTAAAAACGGGGAGGAGGCCATCAAAAAATACAAGGAATCAATCCCAGATATCGTTCTAATGGACTTGAAGATGCCAGTAATGAATGGCTATGATGCGTTTTTTAAAATAAAAAAAGACAATCCTGATGCAAAAATAGTATTCACATCAGCATATACCATAAATAATGAGGAATTTGCAAAAGCAAAAAAATCTGGATTGTATGGACTGCTAACAAAGCCATTTGATCTAAATGAGTTAAACAGTTTGATTGAATCAAAAAAGTAG
- a CDS encoding NAD(P)-dependent oxidoreductase, whose amino-acid sequence MKSVLVTGATGFIGSRLVSALLEKNYSVSTLIRPGKNTDAKADKITGDLTDSDLDFEGKSFDCVFHLASCTPLEKNSKVLEKVNLTGTKNLFEAINGKTKSIIYISGLGVFGEPGDKVIDESAPRNPNTKFVSIRLEAEKYLGKKCRENGIDFSVVYFGDVYGSKGWFYDILVKRLEKKSFRLPNGGKYFKGFVNVDDAVGSMIAVLEKQVFGESFIVADSEPALFKDFVNFTADQIGVKHPGNVPTFLAKAVLGSDLVKLLTTSMKVSNKKISEIYSFKYPSYKEGIPKVISEIKENDSLLQK is encoded by the coding sequence ATGAAATCAGTTCTTGTCACAGGTGCAACTGGTTTTATTGGTTCTAGACTTGTTTCAGCATTGCTTGAAAAAAATTATTCTGTATCCACTCTTATCAGACCAGGGAAAAATACAGATGCAAAAGCCGATAAAATAACAGGCGATCTTACCGATTCAGATTTGGATTTTGAAGGAAAAAGCTTTGACTGTGTCTTTCATTTGGCATCTTGCACACCGCTAGAAAAAAACTCTAAAGTTTTAGAAAAGGTCAATCTTACTGGAACCAAAAATCTTTTTGAGGCAATTAATGGAAAGACAAAGTCAATCATATACATTTCAGGGTTAGGAGTGTTTGGTGAACCCGGAGACAAGGTAATTGACGAATCGGCTCCACGTAATCCAAATACAAAATTTGTCAGTATCAGATTAGAGGCTGAAAAATATCTTGGAAAAAAATGTCGCGAGAATGGAATTGATTTTTCCGTGGTATATTTTGGAGATGTATATGGCTCAAAGGGCTGGTTTTATGATATTCTAGTTAAAAGATTGGAAAAAAAATCATTCAGGCTCCCAAATGGAGGCAAGTACTTCAAGGGATTTGTCAATGTAGATGATGCAGTAGGAAGTATGATTGCAGTTTTAGAAAAGCAGGTATTTGGAGAGTCCTTCATTGTTGCAGATTCAGAGCCTGCTCTTTTCAAAGACTTTGTGAACTTTACTGCAGACCAAATCGGGGTAAAGCATCCAGGAAATGTTCCAACATTTCTTGCAAAAGCAGTTTTAGGTTCTGATTTAGTAAAACTGCTAACAACATCAATGAAAGTATCAAACAAGAAGATTTCAGAGATATATTCATTCAAGTATCCTAGTTACAAAGAAGGGATTCCCAAAGTAATTTCCGAGATTAAAGAAAACGATTCTTTGTTGCAAAAATAA
- a CDS encoding rhodanese-like domain-containing protein: MAEKITANELKSKKDDFVIVDVRELDELASGKIDGSRHMPLGLVIRNAKKKQIEDLKSKKICTYCGTGYRGNIAADELNKEGFSAVTLDGGYPSWNSD, translated from the coding sequence ATGGCCGAAAAGATTACTGCAAATGAGTTAAAATCAAAAAAAGATGATTTTGTAATTGTTGATGTAAGGGAACTTGATGAGCTTGCCTCAGGTAAAATTGATGGATCCAGGCACATGCCTCTTGGATTAGTAATAAGAAATGCAAAAAAGAAGCAGATTGAGGATTTGAAAAGTAAGAAAATTTGCACATACTGTGGTACCGGATATCGAGGAAATATTGCAGCTGATGAGCTAAACAAAGAGGGATTTAGTGCTGTAACACTAGATGGTGGCTATCCTTCATGGAATTCCGATTAG
- a CDS encoding ATP-binding protein, with protein sequence MNKKKWAWYAIIFAVIISLVIATIQIYSIEEQNIKTSITENQIEIQEVIAKSIAKNITSEMELIIFELENLAKANELQKDTGTAESSKLIAQTFLRINSISPTAQILALDEEFIVLSQASKNHESFVGAKVKGLSELIDLEKNSLPADPKILSINTLLFDEPEIAITYPIISEETKEQTGTLLVTFASSEFFKRHGNIYDVESQFLTVTDENHVRLIYPNNENFEENQLGYDPEYDNDPILNTHMQLILEGNLSTAIFSLDDDIGERISTGIPVIINDKIEFLFAVVTPTQSINKEIDDIIFVTQVQSIFLLLSTIVVLLALLVKRSQSFKKEKLTVIGQLSSNIAHDIRNPLGTIKNAGVIIQKENKDGNGIISREIDRINLSVRRISHQIEEVLNYVRTTPLILKLYSLNQIIQEAIDTLTVPENITIDTPKKDATIKIDHEKILIVFVNIILNAIQSIGDAKGKINISIDETETHVTIEFENSGPNIPSKDLKRVFDTLYTTKLEGTGLGLSSCKNIIEQHKGEITAHTNPVKFSIKLPK encoded by the coding sequence ATGAATAAAAAAAAATGGGCATGGTATGCAATAATTTTTGCAGTGATCATATCACTAGTAATTGCCACCATTCAGATTTACAGCATAGAAGAGCAAAACATCAAGACATCAATTACTGAAAATCAAATAGAGATTCAGGAAGTCATTGCAAAATCAATTGCAAAAAATATCACCTCAGAAATGGAGTTGATAATTTTTGAATTGGAGAATTTGGCAAAAGCAAATGAATTGCAAAAAGACACGGGGACAGCTGAATCAAGTAAATTGATTGCACAAACATTTTTGCGAATAAACTCTATTTCTCCTACTGCTCAAATTCTTGCACTTGATGAAGAGTTCATAGTTTTATCCCAAGCAAGCAAAAATCACGAGTCATTTGTTGGCGCAAAAGTAAAGGGATTATCAGAACTAATTGATTTGGAAAAAAACAGTCTCCCCGCAGATCCTAAAATTTTATCCATCAACACCCTTCTCTTTGATGAGCCAGAAATTGCAATTACATATCCAATAATCAGCGAGGAGACAAAAGAGCAAACAGGGACACTGCTAGTTACATTCGCATCAAGTGAATTTTTCAAGAGACATGGGAATATTTACGATGTAGAATCCCAATTTCTGACAGTAACTGATGAAAATCATGTGCGATTAATTTATCCAAACAATGAAAATTTTGAAGAGAATCAGTTAGGATATGACCCTGAATATGACAATGATCCAATACTAAATACACACATGCAGCTTATTTTGGAAGGTAATCTGTCTACTGCAATTTTTTCTCTAGATGATGATATTGGGGAGAGAATAAGTACAGGGATTCCAGTTATTATTAATGACAAAATTGAGTTTTTATTTGCAGTAGTTACGCCAACACAATCAATTAACAAAGAGATTGATGATATAATTTTCGTTACTCAGGTTCAAAGTATCTTTTTGTTGTTATCTACAATAGTTGTGCTTTTAGCATTGCTAGTAAAACGCTCTCAAAGCTTCAAGAAAGAGAAACTGACAGTGATTGGACAATTATCATCAAACATAGCACATGATATACGAAATCCATTAGGTACGATAAAAAATGCCGGAGTAATAATTCAAAAAGAAAACAAGGACGGTAATGGAATCATTTCAAGGGAGATTGACAGAATCAATCTATCAGTTAGAAGAATATCTCACCAAATCGAGGAGGTGCTAAACTATGTTAGAACAACCCCTCTAATTTTGAAATTATATTCATTAAATCAAATAATTCAAGAGGCAATTGATACACTGACCGTACCTGAGAACATTACAATTGACACTCCAAAAAAGGATGCAACCATAAAAATTGATCACGAAAAAATACTAATCGTATTTGTAAATATCATACTAAATGCAATTCAATCAATTGGAGATGCAAAAGGAAAGATCAATATCAGTATTGATGAAACTGAAACTCATGTTACAATAGAGTTTGAGAATTCAGGCCCTAACATCCCATCAAAAGATCTAAAACGTGTCTTCGATACCCTATACACAACCAAACTGGAAGGAACAGGTCTTGGTCTTTCTAGCTGTAAAAACATCATAGAGCAACACAAGGGAGAGATAACAGCGCATACCAATCCTGTAAAATTCTCAATAAAGTTACCAAAATGA
- a CDS encoding ATP-binding protein, protein MITKKDGKQILAQLSDTEEFSSIVDSVAIIKNTNSMTRKSLESVVNQDVLDNFQKIEEAIINLQGLFEETKKPFSRPQNNHTEEMSYVSLFEILKQSIPANIPSEIFINLPRHDFAIKGIKKKLVILFSSLIRNSIQAMDKKGKITIRAFESNKQVRIEVEDTGNGIPEEMMKQLFVAHTTTKQFGTGLGTSLAKSIVDLHGGTISAKNNPTTFTIQLPVYE, encoded by the coding sequence ATGATTACAAAAAAGGATGGCAAGCAAATCCTTGCTCAACTATCAGATACAGAAGAATTCTCATCAATAGTAGATAGTGTGGCCATCATAAAAAATACAAATTCTATGACTAGAAAATCTCTTGAATCAGTAGTAAATCAAGATGTGTTGGATAATTTCCAAAAAATTGAAGAGGCAATAATTAATTTGCAGGGTCTCTTTGAGGAAACAAAAAAACCCTTTTCAAGACCACAAAATAATCACACAGAAGAAATGTCTTATGTCTCATTATTTGAGATACTAAAGCAATCCATACCTGCAAACATTCCCTCAGAGATATTCATCAATCTTCCAAGACATGATTTTGCAATTAAAGGCATTAAAAAAAAATTAGTCATTCTATTTTCAAGTTTGATTAGAAACTCAATTCAAGCTATGGATAAGAAAGGAAAAATCACAATTAGAGCATTTGAGTCAAACAAGCAAGTAAGAATTGAGGTAGAAGACACAGGTAATGGAATACCAGAAGAGATGATGAAGCAACTTTTTGTAGCTCATACTACAACAAAGCAATTCGGTACAGGTCTTGGCACTTCACTTGCAAAATCCATCGTAGATTTACACGGAGGGACAATTTCTGCAAAGAACAATCCCACAACATTTACAATCCAATTGCCTGTCTACGAATAA
- a CDS encoding TIGR00341 family protein: MRKIEVICYEQQSKSIEYSFKKYKIPFHSELTMADDQKLLRYTGICPDSLANALSNELNKIIDTRTKELYVTSFAIEATLSDYLSNYVKELESKQVKVKKKKLIEEYDSIISPNVNFNKNLLFMIVIAAGVAAVGLFANNASLVIGAMLISPLLGPISAFSFNTAVGKTEKMYKSLISGSILLVSVILTGALLTFIGAQFMELPLTNEILSRTEISPVFLGVAIALGFAGGIAMSTNIPGILVGVAIAAALVPPATVAGIGIALWDFEIFSSALTLTAANIIGLVLGMMIVFFIGGVSPRKFYEKEKAQRHMIITISVFIGLSILLGFLLFKP; encoded by the coding sequence TTGAGAAAAATTGAGGTTATCTGCTATGAGCAGCAAAGTAAAAGCATAGAATATTCATTCAAGAAATACAAGATTCCTTTTCACTCAGAATTAACTATGGCAGACGACCAGAAACTGCTCAGATACACAGGAATATGTCCTGATTCATTAGCAAATGCACTATCAAATGAATTAAACAAAATCATTGACACTAGAACAAAAGAGCTGTATGTGACTAGTTTTGCAATTGAGGCCACATTATCAGATTACTTGTCAAACTATGTCAAAGAGCTTGAATCAAAACAAGTCAAAGTAAAAAAGAAAAAACTAATCGAAGAGTACGATTCCATAATAAGCCCCAATGTAAATTTCAACAAGAATCTCCTTTTCATGATTGTAATAGCTGCAGGAGTTGCAGCAGTTGGGCTGTTTGCAAACAATGCGTCTTTGGTAATTGGTGCTATGTTGATATCGCCATTGCTAGGACCGATTTCTGCATTTTCATTCAATACCGCAGTTGGTAAAACCGAAAAAATGTACAAATCACTTATTTCAGGTTCCATTCTATTAGTATCAGTTATTCTTACAGGTGCTCTTTTGACATTTATCGGAGCTCAATTCATGGAGTTACCATTAACAAATGAGATTTTATCAAGAACTGAAATATCTCCCGTGTTTTTGGGAGTGGCAATTGCGCTGGGATTTGCAGGAGGAATTGCAATGTCAACCAACATTCCAGGAATTTTAGTAGGAGTGGCAATTGCAGCAGCGTTAGTCCCACCAGCAACTGTTGCAGGCATTGGAATTGCATTATGGGATTTTGAGATTTTTTCAAGCGCTTTGACACTCACTGCGGCAAACATCATAGGATTGGTTCTTGGAATGATGATAGTATTTTTCATAGGAGGAGTATCTCCAAGAAAGTTTTACGAAAAAGAAAAAGCTCAGCGACACATGATTATCACAATATCAGTGTTCATTGGTTTGAGTATTCTATTAGGATTTTTATTGTTCAAACCTTAG